A genomic stretch from Chromatiales bacterium includes:
- the dnaJ gene encoding molecular chaperone DnaJ — MMAKEYYETLGVSRTASGDEIRKAYRRMAMKYHPDRNKGDKKAEQKFKQVKEAYDILSDDQKRAAYDQFGHAGVSNSSAGGNYQDIFGDIFNNFFDSGGTAGGFGQRRARTAYRGNDLEYSLNITLEESAFGTEKKIKIRSMQSCDRCNGRGAEPGSGLKDCATCHGRGQVGMQQGFISFQQTCPACRGQGQVIEEPCSKCHGQARIEVPRTLSVKVPAGIDDGDNIRLSGEGEAGLGGGPAGDLFIRIMVRKHEVFKRRGGDLLIEIPISFPMAALGGEVEIPSLTGRLKIKIPKGTQSGKNFRMRGKGVKHLRGGGSGDLICSVNVETPINLTSRQTELLEELKGSLSGAEHSPRSENWLDSIKKFLNKFDLNI, encoded by the coding sequence CTGATGGCAAAGGAATATTACGAAACGCTGGGAGTTTCACGAACCGCAAGCGGTGATGAAATACGCAAAGCGTATCGCCGTATGGCGATGAAATATCACCCCGACCGCAACAAAGGCGATAAAAAAGCGGAACAGAAATTCAAGCAAGTCAAAGAGGCTTACGACATCCTGTCGGATGATCAAAAGCGTGCAGCTTATGACCAGTTCGGTCATGCTGGTGTGAGTAATAGCAGCGCTGGTGGTAATTACCAGGACATATTTGGCGATATATTCAATAACTTCTTCGATAGCGGCGGGACGGCAGGAGGATTTGGTCAACGGCGTGCCCGCACTGCGTATCGCGGCAACGACCTTGAATATAGCCTGAATATAACACTTGAAGAGAGTGCTTTCGGCACTGAGAAAAAAATCAAAATACGCAGTATGCAAAGCTGCGACAGGTGTAATGGTAGAGGTGCAGAGCCTGGTAGTGGTTTGAAAGATTGTGCGACCTGCCATGGTCGCGGTCAGGTCGGTATGCAGCAAGGTTTTATATCGTTTCAGCAGACTTGTCCAGCCTGTCGAGGACAAGGTCAAGTAATAGAGGAACCGTGTAGTAAATGTCACGGACAGGCGAGAATAGAAGTGCCTAGGACACTATCAGTGAAGGTGCCTGCAGGCATAGATGATGGAGATAATATACGTCTGTCGGGTGAAGGTGAAGCAGGCCTTGGTGGCGGACCGGCGGGAGATTTATTTATAAGAATAATGGTACGCAAGCACGAAGTGTTCAAGCGCCGCGGTGGCGATTTGCTCATCGAGATACCTATTTCTTTTCCAATGGCAGCCTTGGGCGGAGAGGTAGAAATACCGTCTTTGACAGGACGGCTTAAGATCAAAATACCTAAAGGCACGCAAAGTGGTAAAAATTTTAGAATGCGAGGGAAAGGCGTTAAGCATCTGCGAGGAGGTGGCAGTGGCGACTTAATCTGCTCTGTGAATGTAGAAACACCTATCAATCTAACATCTCGCCAAACCGAATTATTAGAAGAACTAAAAGGTTCTTTATCGGGCGCAGAGCACTCTCCGCGTTCTGAGAATTGGTTGGATAGCATTAAAAAGTTTTTGAATAAATTTGACCTTAATATATAA
- the dnaK gene encoding molecular chaperone DnaK codes for MSKIIGIDLGTTNSCVAVMEGGSAKIIENSEGARTTPSIVAFSKDNEVLVGQPAKRQAVTNPMDTLFAIKRLIGRRYDEEAVKKDLKMVPYKIVQSKNNDAWVEAGGKQMAPPEVSARILMKMKKTAEDYLGEEVKEAVITVPAYFNDSQRQATKDAGKIAGLDVKRIINEPTAAALAYGLDKAKAGDRKIVVFDLGGGTFDISVIEVASVEGEQQFEVLSTNGDTFLGGEDFDTRLMEYLADEFKKEQGIDLHNDPLALQRLKEAAEKAKVELSVAQQTDINLPYITADQSGPKHLNLKLTRAKLESLVEDLVKRTIEPCKQALSDAKLKATDISEVILVGGQTRMPMVQKYVSEFFGKELRKDVNPDEAIAIGAAIQAGVLSGGVKDVLLLDVTPLSLGIETLGGVMTKLIEKNTTIPTSASQVFSTAEDQQSAVTVHVLQGERERAAANKSLGRFDLTDIPPAPRGIPQIEVSFDIDANGILNVSAKDKATGKEQSIIVKASSGLSDDEINKMINDAEQHAEDDKKFQELVATRNQAEALIHATEKSLKDLGDKVDADEKQSIETAISELQEVIKEDDKTAIDNGVEKLAQASGKLAERVYAAQQSEQAEATTADNPPSGEDEKSDNTDTVDADFEEVDDSKK; via the coding sequence ATGAGTAAAATTATAGGTATTGATTTAGGCACTACTAATTCCTGCGTTGCTGTGATGGAAGGCGGAAGTGCGAAGATTATAGAGAATAGCGAGGGTGCCCGCACCACTCCGTCAATCGTTGCTTTTTCTAAAGATAACGAGGTTTTGGTCGGACAACCTGCAAAACGCCAAGCGGTTACCAATCCGATGGATACTTTATTTGCGATTAAGCGATTGATCGGCCGCCGCTATGACGAAGAAGCGGTCAAAAAGGATCTCAAAATGGTTCCGTATAAAATCGTTCAATCGAAAAATAACGACGCTTGGGTAGAAGCCGGTGGTAAGCAAATGGCACCGCCGGAAGTATCGGCACGTATATTAATGAAAATGAAGAAAACCGCCGAGGATTATTTAGGAGAAGAAGTTAAAGAAGCAGTTATCACAGTCCCAGCATATTTTAATGACTCGCAACGGCAAGCGACAAAAGATGCCGGCAAAATTGCTGGGTTAGATGTTAAGCGCATTATCAATGAGCCGACAGCTGCTGCACTTGCTTATGGGCTTGATAAAGCGAAAGCCGGCGATCGTAAAATAGTCGTATTTGACTTGGGTGGTGGCACTTTTGATATCTCCGTCATTGAAGTAGCCAGTGTTGAAGGCGAACAACAATTTGAAGTGCTTTCTACTAACGGCGACACTTTCTTAGGTGGAGAAGACTTTGATACTCGCTTGATGGAGTATCTAGCTGATGAGTTTAAGAAGGAACAAGGTATAGATCTGCATAACGATCCGCTCGCACTGCAGCGCCTCAAAGAAGCGGCTGAAAAGGCTAAAGTAGAACTTTCAGTTGCACAACAGACCGATATAAATTTGCCTTATATTACTGCTGATCAATCTGGTCCTAAGCATCTTAATTTGAAGTTGACACGGGCTAAGCTGGAGTCCTTGGTAGAAGATTTAGTCAAACGCACTATAGAACCGTGCAAGCAAGCACTGTCTGATGCCAAACTCAAAGCAACCGATATAAGTGAAGTTATTTTAGTGGGTGGGCAAACGCGTATGCCGATGGTGCAAAAATATGTCTCTGAGTTTTTCGGCAAAGAACTGCGTAAGGATGTTAACCCTGATGAGGCCATTGCGATAGGTGCAGCGATACAAGCTGGTGTGTTAAGCGGTGGTGTTAAAGATGTGTTGTTGCTGGATGTGACACCGTTATCACTGGGCATAGAAACGCTGGGCGGTGTGATGACTAAGCTGATTGAAAAAAATACTACCATTCCGACTAGTGCCTCGCAGGTTTTCTCAACCGCCGAGGATCAACAATCTGCGGTAACCGTGCATGTACTACAGGGAGAGCGCGAGCGCGCAGCAGCCAATAAATCGCTGGGTCGTTTTGATCTTACCGATATACCGCCGGCGCCTAGGGGTATTCCGCAAATAGAGGTTAGTTTTGATATAGATGCCAACGGCATTCTCAATGTATCAGCCAAAGACAAGGCAACCGGCAAAGAGCAATCAATCATTGTTAAAGCGTCAAGTGGTTTGTCCGACGACGAGATCAACAAAATGATCAACGATGCCGAGCAACACGCCGAAGACGATAAGAAATTCCAGGAACTTGTTGCTACGCGCAATCAAGCTGAGGCTTTGATACACGCAACTGAGAAATCTCTTAAAGATCTGGGAGATAAAGTAGATGCCGATGAGAAACAAAGCATTGAAACTGCGATCAGTGAACTGCAGGAGGTTATCAAAGAAGATGATAAAACTGCAATCGATAATGGTGTAGAGAAACTTGCTCAGGCATCAGGTAAGTTAGCCGAACGAGTTTATGCGGCACAGCAATCTGAACAAGCCGAAGCTACCACAGCCGATAACCCGCCTAGTGGTGAGGATGAAAAATCCGATAATACTGATACCGTAGACGCTGATTTCGAGGAAGTCGACGATTCTAAGAAATAA
- the grpE gene encoding nucleotide exchange factor GrpE, with amino-acid sequence MNGTNETNSQPQQEDAASLENDQTQDIAAQPEADTAVNEQTQIKELEAKVAEYLDQLMRSQAELQNYKKRSEREIAQIRSYANEHFASELLVIKDSLETGLQDGGRKEEKKLYEGLELTLKLLQQVFEKFGIQEINPEGEPFDPQRHEAMMTQADASQPPNTVLKVLQKGYLINDRLLRAARVCVSSEPEASSAAQPEPDGEVKNETTTSD; translated from the coding sequence ATCAACGGTACTAATGAAACCAATAGTCAGCCGCAGCAAGAAGATGCCGCAAGTTTAGAGAATGACCAAACACAAGATATAGCTGCACAGCCCGAAGCCGATACCGCTGTCAACGAGCAAACTCAAATAAAGGAATTAGAGGCTAAGGTAGCAGAGTATCTGGACCAATTAATGCGCAGTCAGGCCGAACTACAGAACTATAAAAAGCGTAGTGAACGAGAAATTGCACAAATACGAAGTTATGCCAACGAACATTTTGCGAGCGAATTGTTGGTGATTAAAGATAGTTTAGAGACTGGTTTGCAAGACGGCGGGCGCAAGGAAGAGAAAAAATTATACGAAGGATTAGAGTTAACTTTGAAGCTCTTGCAGCAAGTTTTTGAAAAGTTTGGTATCCAAGAAATCAATCCTGAGGGCGAGCCTTTCGATCCGCAACGACACGAAGCCATGATGACGCAAGCCGACGCAAGCCAACCACCTAATACGGTGCTAAAAGTATTGCAAAAAGGCTACTTGATAAATGATCGGTTGTTGAGAGCGGCGCGGGTATGCGTTTCTAGTGAACCCGAAGCATCGTCAGCTGCACAACCTGAGCCTGATGGAGAAGTAAAAAACGAGACCACTACGAGCGATTAG
- a CDS encoding SDR family NAD(P)-dependent oxidoreductase: MPATSILITGCSTGIGYSAAVTLKKRGYRVFATARKDNDLKRLSEKGLEVVKLDMNSSQSIAQCFSWVMQQSGGTLDALFNNSGYGQVGAIEDVSRDHMRLQFETNFFGWHELTSLVIPVMRRQGYGRIIQNGSGLGLFALPLRGAYTASKHALEGWTDTLRLELAGTNIKVSIVEPGPIDTPFRQNSLRTLENIDIKKSFYSDRYEQMKKRLMVLGPAVPFTLPPEAVVKKLIHALESKHPRPRYRITFPVVLFWQLRKLLGDRLFDRILLKVGQ, translated from the coding sequence ATGCCTGCAACTTCTATTCTAATCACCGGCTGTTCTACAGGGATAGGTTATAGCGCAGCGGTTACGCTAAAAAAACGTGGCTACAGAGTTTTTGCAACTGCGCGCAAAGACAATGATCTAAAGCGTCTTTCCGAGAAAGGTTTGGAGGTCGTAAAGCTCGATATGAACTCATCTCAGAGTATTGCACAGTGCTTTTCGTGGGTGATGCAGCAAAGCGGCGGTACGCTTGATGCGCTATTCAATAACAGTGGTTATGGTCAAGTAGGGGCTATAGAGGATGTGAGCCGCGATCATATGCGGCTTCAGTTTGAAACCAATTTTTTCGGCTGGCACGAGTTAACAAGTCTGGTCATTCCGGTGATGCGCCGGCAAGGATACGGGCGTATCATCCAAAACGGTTCAGGGCTTGGCTTGTTTGCTCTACCGTTGCGCGGTGCATACACTGCAAGCAAGCATGCGTTGGAGGGGTGGACTGATACTTTACGGCTGGAACTGGCCGGTACGAATATAAAAGTATCTATTGTAGAACCAGGACCTATAGATACACCGTTTAGGCAAAATAGTCTGAGGACTCTGGAAAATATAGACATAAAAAAAAGTTTTTATAGCGACCGCTACGAACAAATGAAAAAGCGATTAATGGTGTTAGGTCCGGCAGTACCGTTCACACTGCCGCCAGAAGCGGTCGTTAAAAAGCTGATACACGCGCTAGAGAGCAAACATCCTCGTCCTCGCTATAGGATTACTTTTCCGGTAGTCTTGTTTTGGCAACTCAGGAAATTGTTGGGTGATAGGTTATTTGATCGTATTTTATTAAAAGTAGGTCAATGA
- a CDS encoding proline--tRNA ligase, whose translation MRISRFPLNTLKETPADAEVISHQLMLRAGMIRKLSSGLYTWLPMGLRVLHKVVAVVREEMNAAGAIELLMPAIQPAELWQKSARWQDYGAELLRITDRHQNDFVFGPTHEEVITDLVRRELRSYRQLPINYYQIQTKFRDEIRPRFGVMRAREFIMKDAYSFHADEQSLDDCYQDMYNAYRTIFERLGLDSCAVLADTGSIGGNTSHEFHVLANCGEDAIAFSDEDDYAANAELVPTSDLGERPMAKESLSKIATPGIESIPELAQFIKADEKKCLKALILKGSEHALVALFVRGDHTLNLTKAAKHPAVKTPIEFAEHTDIAKCINCPPGSLGPMGMNIPLIVDYAASRMADFVAGANEEGYHYTGMNWGRDLPEPQTYDLRNIEEGDPSPSGRGRIRIRRGIEVGHIFKLGTKYSEAMNATVLGENDQPMTMIMGCYGIGVSRIVAAAIEQNHDDTGIIWPLAMAPFMLSLTPLQYHRNPSVRAESENLYGALCDAGVEVLFDDRDIRAGVMFSDSDLLGLPWRVVISERRLAQGEIELVERRSGSKSILQYSDAKKTAQAILEKIHSD comes from the coding sequence ATGCGCATTTCCCGGTTTCCATTAAATACATTAAAAGAGACACCTGCCGACGCTGAAGTCATTAGCCATCAGCTGATGTTGCGTGCCGGGATGATACGCAAGCTGTCGTCTGGGCTTTATACATGGCTTCCTATGGGATTGCGCGTATTGCATAAAGTGGTTGCTGTTGTGCGCGAAGAGATGAACGCCGCAGGCGCTATAGAGTTATTAATGCCGGCTATACAGCCAGCCGAGTTATGGCAAAAATCGGCTCGTTGGCAAGACTATGGTGCCGAGCTATTACGCATCACCGACCGTCATCAAAATGACTTTGTCTTCGGTCCTACACACGAAGAAGTCATCACCGACCTAGTGCGGCGTGAATTGCGTAGCTATCGTCAGTTGCCGATTAATTATTATCAGATTCAAACCAAGTTCCGAGATGAAATCCGCCCTCGTTTCGGCGTGATGCGCGCCCGTGAGTTCATTATGAAAGACGCTTATTCTTTTCACGCCGACGAACAATCATTGGACGATTGTTATCAAGATATGTATAACGCGTATCGCACGATATTCGAGCGACTTGGTTTGGATAGTTGCGCGGTATTAGCTGATACTGGAAGCATCGGTGGTAATACTTCGCATGAGTTTCATGTGCTAGCAAATTGTGGAGAAGATGCCATTGCGTTTTCGGACGAAGACGATTATGCAGCAAATGCTGAACTTGTACCGACCTCAGACCTTGGTGAGAGACCTATGGCAAAAGAAAGCCTGAGCAAAATTGCCACGCCGGGCATTGAAAGCATTCCGGAGTTAGCGCAGTTTATCAAGGCGGATGAGAAAAAATGCCTAAAGGCACTGATTCTTAAGGGTAGTGAGCATGCTCTGGTGGCACTTTTTGTGCGCGGCGACCACACATTGAACTTAACTAAAGCGGCAAAACATCCTGCAGTCAAAACGCCGATAGAATTTGCCGAACACACTGATATTGCAAAGTGTATTAACTGTCCGCCTGGTTCACTGGGTCCTATGGGTATGAATATTCCGCTCATCGTCGATTATGCTGCCAGCCGGATGGCTGATTTTGTCGCCGGTGCTAATGAGGAGGGCTATCACTACACCGGCATGAATTGGGGGCGCGATTTGCCTGAACCACAGACCTACGATTTGCGCAATATAGAGGAAGGCGACCCAAGCCCCAGTGGTCGCGGCCGTATACGCATACGGCGTGGTATAGAAGTCGGGCATATTTTCAAGCTCGGCACCAAATATAGCGAGGCGATGAATGCCACGGTGCTGGGCGAGAACGATCAGCCGATGACGATGATTATGGGCTGCTACGGAATTGGTGTATCGCGTATCGTCGCCGCTGCCATAGAGCAAAATCACGACGACACTGGTATTATTTGGCCATTGGCAATGGCTCCTTTTATGTTGTCTTTAACGCCTCTACAGTATCATCGCAATCCGAGCGTGAGAGCGGAGAGCGAGAATTTATATGGTGCGTTGTGTGATGCTGGTGTTGAAGTTTTATTTGATGATCGCGACATTCGTGCCGGGGTGATGTTCTCCGATAGTGATTTACTGGGTTTGCCGTGGCGGGTAGTGATTAGCGAACGGCGACTGGCACAGGGCGAAATAGAACTGGTAGAGCGTCGCAGTGGATCAAAAAGCATATTACAATATAGTGATGCTAAAAAAACTGCACAGGCTATACTAGAGAAAATACACTCAGATTAA
- the cobA gene encoding uroporphyrinogen-III C-methyltransferase: MRYVPFFLELKGKQGLIVGGGEIAARKARRLIDGGMQLTIVAPHISATMRALASSASCVVKQRPLADDDVKGMFLIVAATDRREVNRRIAKLANAQSSLVNIADEATEGNLLFPSLVDRHPIQIAISAGGTSPSLSRLLRSYLEGFIPRGYTELANLLGRYRNRVKEKYSSAQQCRAFWDTVLRGRIADAVFAGRNEEAEAGLQALLASEQNADNQVGEIYLVGAGPGDPDLLTIKALRLMQQADVVVYDRLVSDSIHKLLRPGVEKIYAGKQAAKHAMSQADINQLLVDLAKQGKKVLRLKGGDPFIFGRGGEEIETLFEQGIPFQIVPGITAALGCAAYSGIPLTHRDYAQSCVFVTGHRKDGSVNLNWRLLCQAGQTLVFYMGLLGLEHICQALIENGMPPTTPIALIMHGTLADQKIVISDLSNIVSAVQDQEIEPPTLLIVGKVVELYNKLQWY, translated from the coding sequence ATGCGATATGTGCCGTTTTTCCTCGAACTAAAAGGGAAGCAAGGCTTGATAGTCGGCGGCGGCGAGATAGCTGCGCGCAAGGCACGTCGACTCATTGACGGCGGCATGCAACTAACGATAGTTGCGCCGCACATCTCTGCAACCATGCGTGCATTGGCATCGTCTGCATCGTGTGTTGTCAAACAACGACCGCTGGCCGACGACGATGTCAAAGGCATGTTTTTAATTGTCGCTGCGACCGACCGCAGAGAGGTCAACCGCCGCATTGCTAAATTGGCTAACGCGCAAAGCAGTCTGGTCAATATCGCCGACGAAGCTACCGAAGGGAATCTATTATTCCCATCTTTGGTAGATCGCCATCCCATACAAATTGCTATCTCAGCAGGCGGCACATCGCCATCGCTGTCGCGTCTGTTGCGTTCCTATCTGGAGGGATTCATTCCGCGCGGTTATACCGAACTCGCCAACTTGTTGGGACGATATCGCAACCGTGTCAAAGAAAAATATTCCTCTGCACAACAGTGTCGCGCTTTTTGGGACACTGTCTTGCGCGGTCGCATAGCTGATGCAGTTTTTGCCGGGCGCAACGAAGAAGCCGAAGCAGGTTTGCAAGCGTTGCTAGCTAGCGAGCAAAATGCCGATAACCAAGTAGGCGAGATTTATTTAGTGGGTGCCGGTCCCGGCGACCCCGATTTATTGACGATAAAAGCACTGCGGTTAATGCAACAAGCCGATGTAGTGGTCTACGACCGCTTGGTCTCAGATAGCATACATAAGTTGTTGCGCCCTGGTGTGGAGAAAATCTATGCTGGCAAACAAGCTGCCAAACACGCAATGTCGCAGGCGGATATAAACCAGTTACTGGTTGACTTAGCTAAGCAAGGCAAAAAAGTATTACGCTTGAAAGGCGGTGATCCCTTCATTTTCGGGCGTGGCGGCGAGGAAATAGAAACCCTATTCGAGCAAGGTATACCGTTTCAGATAGTACCAGGCATCACTGCAGCATTAGGTTGTGCTGCGTATAGCGGAATACCGCTAACGCACAGAGACTATGCACAATCGTGCGTGTTCGTAACTGGACACCGCAAAGATGGGAGTGTTAACCTCAACTGGAGATTACTCTGCCAAGCTGGTCAAACACTGGTTTTCTATATGGGATTACTCGGATTAGAACACATCTGCCAAGCACTCATAGAAAACGGTATGCCACCGACCACCCCCATTGCTCTGATTATGCACGGCACCTTAGCCGACCAGAAGATCGTCATCTCCGATTTATCTAATATCGTCTCGGCGGTACAAGATCAAGAAATAGAACCACCCACCCTGCTCATTGTTGGCAAAGTCGTAGAACTATACAATAAACTGCAGTGGTATTAG
- the rimI gene encoding ribosomal protein S18-alanine N-acetyltransferase, whose amino-acid sequence MSACAKQALPEHHTRTLLQCPGQSDAEANIVMSPMTATDIADVHALECRVYAFPWSQTIIVDCINSGYQCWMIRQQNKVIAYAIMMLGSREGHLLNLCVAPDFRRCGYADYLVGFLSDVAIVQNAERMLLEVRASNHPAISLYSKLGFQQIGRRANYYPAATDREDALVFAKLL is encoded by the coding sequence ATGAGTGCCTGTGCCAAACAAGCTCTGCCTGAGCATCATACCCGAACACTTCTGCAATGCCCCGGACAAAGCGATGCCGAGGCTAATATCGTAATGTCGCCGATGACTGCCACTGATATTGCCGATGTGCACGCTCTAGAGTGTCGCGTTTACGCCTTTCCGTGGTCGCAAACTATCATCGTTGACTGTATCAACTCCGGCTATCAGTGCTGGATGATCAGGCAGCAAAACAAAGTGATTGCCTATGCCATTATGATGTTGGGTAGCCGAGAGGGGCATTTGTTGAACCTTTGTGTAGCACCTGACTTTAGAAGATGTGGTTATGCAGACTACCTAGTGGGTTTTTTATCCGATGTTGCAATCGTACAAAATGCCGAGCGTATGTTGCTTGAAGTGAGAGCGAGCAATCATCCGGCGATTAGTCTTTATAGCAAGTTAGGCTTTCAACAGATCGGTCGTCGTGCCAACTATTATCCAGCCGCTACTGATAGAGAAGATGCATTGGTATTCGCTAAATTGCTCTGA
- a CDS encoding uracil-DNA glycosylase — translation MAVDKLWYLQQMGIEPYVPRAVARTTQQTPSQASDLPATHRQGTVVPEPDAVVAQQPASDDDNAASQWQVLQQQVVGCRKCVLHESRTQTVFGIGDHQAQWMFIGEAPGMDEDRKGEPFVGRAGQLLNKMLKAIGFNRNEVYIANIIKCRPPDNRNPRLEEIVQCVDYLYRQIRLVQPQIIILLGGVAATSLLKQQTPVSRLRGLVHHIEASEAPIIVTYHPAYLLRSPDQKAAAWEDLKFACKTIGRDL, via the coding sequence ATGGCAGTAGACAAGTTATGGTATCTGCAACAGATGGGTATAGAGCCTTATGTGCCGCGTGCTGTTGCCCGCACCACGCAACAAACACCATCGCAAGCATCCGACTTACCCGCAACGCATCGTCAAGGTACCGTCGTCCCTGAGCCTGATGCTGTCGTTGCTCAGCAACCGGCAAGCGATGACGACAATGCGGCTTCGCAATGGCAGGTTTTGCAACAACAAGTGGTGGGTTGTAGAAAATGCGTGTTGCACGAGAGCCGCACACAAACCGTATTCGGTATCGGCGATCATCAAGCACAGTGGATGTTCATCGGTGAAGCCCCAGGTATGGATGAGGATAGAAAAGGCGAACCTTTCGTCGGGCGCGCCGGACAATTGCTAAACAAAATGCTAAAAGCTATCGGCTTTAATAGGAACGAGGTTTATATCGCTAATATTATTAAATGTAGGCCTCCAGATAATCGCAATCCTCGCCTTGAGGAGATAGTGCAGTGTGTTGATTATTTGTATCGCCAGATTCGGTTGGTGCAGCCGCAGATTATCATTTTATTGGGAGGTGTCGCCGCTACTTCTTTATTAAAGCAACAAACGCCGGTATCGCGGTTGCGTGGGTTAGTGCACCACATAGAAGCTAGTGAGGCGCCAATTATAGTGACCTATCACCCGGCTTATTTGCTGAGGTCACCAGACCAAAAAGCCGCAGCTTGGGAAGATTTGAAGTTTGCCTGCAAAACCATAGGACGGGATTTATAA
- a CDS encoding 2-isopropylmalate synthase yields the protein MPSKDKLIIFDTTLRDGEQSPGASMTQDEKLRIAKALEKLRVDVIEAGFPIASPGDFEAVRTIARTIKHSTICGLARALEKDIVKAAEALKDAESPRIHTFIASSPIHIKNKLRMTADQVLEQAVAAVRLARRYTDDVEFSPEDAGRSEIDFLCRLVESTIAAGARTINIPDTVGYSMPEQFGELIGTLLNKVPNADQAVFSTHCHNDLGLAVANSLSAVKQGARQVECTINGLGERAGNAAMEEIVMAVHTRTDIFSCKTNIDTRQIVPISRLVAGITGFPVQPNKAIVGANAFAHESGIHQDGVLKYRETYEIMRSEDVGWSSNRIVLGKHSGRNAFKTRLQELGIVFSDAADLNTAFDNFKLLADKKDEIYDEDLQALVSDSAAEQTTEYYRLAWLSVTSESGIRPHAKVDLHIEGNEHRAEAHGSGPVDAAFKAIESVARSGGELLLYSVNNITTGTDSQGEVTVRLSKGGRVVNGLGVDTDIVIASAKAYVNALNKLSIGSKAHPQLAHI from the coding sequence ATGCCGAGTAAAGACAAGTTAATTATATTTGACACTACATTAAGGGATGGTGAACAAAGTCCGGGTGCTTCTATGACCCAAGATGAAAAGTTGAGGATTGCCAAAGCTTTGGAGAAATTACGCGTGGATGTAATAGAAGCTGGCTTTCCTATTGCAAGCCCCGGGGATTTTGAAGCGGTGCGCACGATTGCCCGTACTATCAAGCACAGTACGATCTGTGGGCTGGCGCGGGCGTTGGAGAAGGATATAGTAAAGGCTGCAGAGGCTCTAAAAGATGCCGAGTCGCCGCGCATACATACTTTTATTGCATCGTCGCCTATACATATCAAAAACAAATTACGCATGACTGCTGATCAGGTATTGGAACAGGCGGTAGCCGCAGTGCGATTGGCGCGCCGCTATACCGACGATGTTGAGTTTTCTCCTGAAGACGCGGGTCGGTCGGAGATTGACTTTTTATGTCGTTTGGTTGAAAGCACTATTGCGGCCGGTGCTCGGACTATCAATATCCCGGACACGGTCGGCTACAGTATGCCCGAACAGTTTGGCGAGCTGATTGGCACCTTATTAAACAAAGTGCCTAATGCTGACCAAGCAGTTTTTTCAACCCACTGCCACAATGATCTGGGTTTAGCGGTAGCGAATTCGTTGAGTGCGGTCAAGCAAGGCGCACGGCAAGTTGAATGTACTATCAACGGTTTGGGTGAGCGCGCTGGCAATGCGGCTATGGAAGAGATCGTGATGGCAGTGCATACCCGCACGGATATATTCAGCTGCAAGACGAATATAGATACGCGTCAAATTGTGCCGATATCGCGGCTGGTTGCCGGCATCACTGGTTTTCCAGTGCAGCCGAATAAAGCCATCGTCGGCGCCAATGCATTTGCGCACGAGTCGGGCATCCACCAGGACGGCGTGCTTAAGTATAGAGAGACTTACGAGATCATGCGTTCTGAAGATGTCGGCTGGAGTTCTAATCGCATCGTGCTAGGCAAGCACTCCGGACGCAATGCTTTTAAGACGCGCCTGCAAGAACTAGGCATAGTATTCTCCGATGCTGCTGACTTGAATACTGCGTTTGATAATTTTAAGTTATTAGCAGATAAAAAGGACGAGATCTACGACGAAGATCTGCAAGCACTGGTATCCGATAGTGCAGCCGAACAGACCACAGAGTATTACCGTTTAGCTTGGTTGAGCGTCACTTCGGAGAGCGGTATTCGCCCCCATGCAAAGGTTGATTTGCATATCGAAGGCAACGAGCATCGCGCTGAGGCGCACGGCAGTGGCCCGGTTGATGCTGCTTTCAAAGCGATCGAGTCGGTCGCACGCAGTGGAGGTGAACTGTTGCTGTATTCGGTTAACAATATCACCACTGGCACCGACTCTCAGGGCGAGGTCACAGTGCGCTTGTCAAAAGGCGGTCGCGTAGTCAACGGATTGGGTGTTGATACCGACATTGTCATTGCTTCGGCTAAAGCGTATGTTAATGCGCTGAACAAGTTGTCCATCGGCAGCAAAGCGCATCCTCAACTGGCGCATATCTGA